The following proteins come from a genomic window of Candidatus Atribacteria bacterium ADurb.Bin276:
- the araP_1 gene encoding L-arabinose transport system permease protein AraP, with translation MQRGFATRYFPWLVLIPALVWFILFVAYPFGYSIVSSFFLWFVQNPASSKFVGLKNYFDIFKDPRFITALRNTLLYALLKTGLVVFIGVLLAKTLFAIKFGSRGYMFSIFLPSLCSAVAIGLFFTYLYQPQFGLFNALLSKIGISRQGFLNSPQQAIYCVIFTEVWQALGFSTLIFLTGLNTIPDVFYEAAQIDGASAFVTFWKIIFPLARRVFLFITAITAISAFQAFDLVFVMTLSGGGTGGSSGGPGYSSYTMALQVYNDGILRSQTGIASAIAIMLFIIIGVLTLLQLKILKPEWEY, from the coding sequence ATGCAACGTGGCTTCGCCACACGATATTTCCCCTGGCTGGTTTTGATTCCTGCCTTAGTCTGGTTTATTTTATTTGTGGCTTATCCTTTTGGTTATTCGATAGTGAGCAGCTTTTTTCTTTGGTTTGTTCAAAACCCAGCCTCCAGTAAGTTTGTCGGTTTGAAAAATTACTTTGATATTTTTAAAGACCCTCGTTTTATTACTGCTCTCAGAAATACTTTGCTATACGCTCTACTAAAAACTGGTTTAGTCGTTTTTATCGGTGTGCTATTAGCTAAAACTTTATTTGCTATTAAATTTGGAAGCAGGGGGTATATGTTTTCAATATTTTTACCATCATTATGCTCTGCGGTGGCCATAGGTCTTTTTTTTACCTACCTCTACCAACCCCAATTTGGATTATTTAATGCCCTACTCAGTAAAATTGGTATTTCAAGGCAAGGTTTTCTGAACAGTCCTCAACAAGCAATTTATTGTGTAATTTTTACTGAAGTTTGGCAAGCTCTTGGATTCTCAACCTTAATATTCTTAACTGGACTCAATACCATACCCGATGTTTTCTATGAGGCGGCTCAGATTGATGGTGCCAGCGCCTTTGTTACCTTTTGGAAAATAATCTTTCCTTTGGCAAGAAGAGTGTTCCTTTTTATAACAGCAATTACAGCTATTTCTGCATTCCAGGCTTTCGATTTAGTTTTTGTGATGACCTTATCCGGTGGTGGAACTGGAGGTTCATCGGGTGGCCCTGGTTACAGTAGTTATACCATGGCTCTGCAAGTTTATAACGATGGAATACTTCGATCTCAGACCGGGATAGCTTCAGCTATTGCAATAATGCTCTTTATCATTATTGGGGTATTAACCCTTTTACAGCTTAAAATTCTTAAACCAGAATGGGAATATTAA
- the araQ_3 gene encoding L-arabinose transport system permease protein AraQ has product MSSKRKNEVTEQTKSHTIAIIVSLIMIIPFIWMILSSFKPGTEIVKMPPTFIPHTFTLKNYQTLFERLPFGRYFLNSIIVSGGITIISMFSSSMLGYVFAKFNFKFKNFFFFLLMSGFMIPFATLVIPMYLLTAKIGLTNNYLGLILPFCLSPFGMFLMKQFMEDIPNDYMEAARLDGASELWIYSRIILPLTSAALGGVAIYNFLMTWNQLWWPLMVTSQPAMRTLPLGVAALAQQQGKRYDLLITGASVSVLPIIVLFAVAQKQIVKGLSVSSGLKM; this is encoded by the coding sequence ATGTCTTCAAAAAGAAAAAACGAGGTAACTGAGCAAACCAAATCCCATACGATCGCTATCATTGTTTCTCTTATTATGATAATCCCTTTTATTTGGATGATTCTGTCATCTTTTAAACCAGGAACCGAAATCGTAAAAATGCCTCCCACTTTTATCCCCCATACTTTTACTTTAAAAAATTACCAAACTTTATTTGAAAGACTTCCATTTGGTAGATATTTCCTGAATAGCATAATTGTATCAGGTGGAATAACCATAATATCAATGTTTTCCAGTTCGATGCTGGGTTATGTGTTTGCTAAATTTAACTTTAAATTTAAAAACTTTTTCTTTTTTCTCCTGATGAGCGGTTTTATGATTCCTTTCGCAACCTTGGTTATTCCTATGTATCTTCTAACTGCTAAAATTGGATTGACCAATAACTATTTAGGGCTTATTTTGCCTTTTTGCCTCAGCCCTTTCGGTATGTTTCTCATGAAACAGTTCATGGAGGATATTCCCAACGATTATATGGAAGCCGCCCGTTTAGATGGTGCATCTGAACTATGGATTTATAGTCGTATTATTTTACCCTTAACCAGTGCCGCCTTAGGGGGAGTTGCAATTTATAATTTTCTAATGACCTGGAATCAGCTTTGGTGGCCTTTAATGGTTACTTCTCAACCAGCAATGCGAACCTTACCCTTAGGAGTTGCTGCTTTGGCTCAACAACAGGGGAAGAGATACGATTTATTAATTACCGGAGCTTCGGTTTCAGTTTTACCCATCATTGTCTTATTTGCCGTTGCTCAAAAACAAATTGTAAAAGGGTTATCGGTTTCAAGTGGTTTGAAAATGTAG